In Pongo abelii isolate AG06213 chromosome 5, NHGRI_mPonAbe1-v2.0_pri, whole genome shotgun sequence, a single genomic region encodes these proteins:
- the LOC100461109 gene encoding large ribosomal subunit protein uL11-like — protein MPPKFNPNEIKVVYLRCTRGEVSATSALAPKIGPLGLSPKKVGDDIAKATGDWKGLRITVKLTIQNRQAQIEVVPSASALIIKALKEPPRDRKKQRNIKHSGNIIFDEIVNIAQQMRHRSLARELSGTIKEILGTA, from the coding sequence ATGCCGCCGAAGTTCAACCCCAACGAGATCAAGGTCGTATACCTGAGGTGCACCAGAGGTGAAGTCAGTGCCACTTCTGCCCTGGCCCCCAAGATCGGCCCCCTgggtctgtctccaaaaaaggttGGTGATGACATTGCCAAGGCAACGGGTGACTGGAAGGGCCTGAGGATTACAGTGAAACTGACCATTCAGAACAGACAGGCCCAGATTGAGGTGgtgccttctgcctctgccctgaTCATCAAAGCCCTCAAGGAACcaccaagagacagaaagaaacagagaaacattAAACACAGTGGGAATATCATTTTTGATGAGATCGTCAACATTGCTCAACAGATGCGGCACCGATCCTTAGCCAGAGAACTCTCTGGAACCATTAAAGAGATCCTGGGGACTGCCTAG